A portion of the Phyllopteryx taeniolatus isolate TA_2022b chromosome 15, UOR_Ptae_1.2, whole genome shotgun sequence genome contains these proteins:
- the wdr45 gene encoding WD repeat domain phosphoinositide-interacting protein 4, with protein MAQQRGVNSLQFNQDHSCFCCSMESGVRIYNVEPLMEKGHLDHEQVGSVASCSMLHRSNLLAVVGGGVNPKFSDISVLIWDDARECRDAKDKLVLEFTFTKPVLGVRMRHDKIVMVLKNRIYVYSFPDKPVKLFEFDTRDNPKGLCDLCTSLEKQLLVFPGHKCGSLQLVDLSNTKPGTSAAPFTINAHQSEIACVALNQPGSVAASASRKGTLIRLFDTSSRDKLVELRRGTDPATLYCINFSHDSSFLCASSDKGTVHIFALKDTKLNRRSALARVGKVGPVIGQYVDSQWSLASFTVPAECACICAFGKNTSKNVNSVIAICVDGTFHKYVFTPEGNCNREAFDVYLDICDDDDF; from the exons ATGGCCCAACAGAGAGGAGTCAACAGTCTGCAGTTTAACCAGGACCACA gtTGCTTCTGTTGCTCCATGGAGTCTGGTGTGAGGATCTACAACGTCGAGCCTCTGATGGAGAAAGGCCACCTGG ATCACGAGCAGGTGGGCAGCGTGGCGTCGTGCTCCATGCTGCATCGCTCCAACCTACTGGCCGTGGTCGGGGGTGGAGTCAATCCCAAATTCTCTGACATATCAG TGTTGATCTGGGACGATGCGCGGGAGTGTCGGGACGCCAAAGATAAACTGGTGTTGGAGTTCACGTTCACCAAACCGGTGCTGGGCGTCCGCATGCGACACGACAA GATCGTCATGGTGTTGAAGAACCGGATCTACGTGTACAGCTTTCCCGACAAGCCGGTCAAGCtgtttgagtttgacacgcGCGACAACCCCAAAG GTCTGTGTGACTTGTGTACCAGTCTGGAGAAGCAGCTGCTCGTCTTCCCGGGACACAAATGTGGAAGTCTGCAGTTGGTT GATCTGTCCAACACCAAACCTGGAACGTCAGCGGCTCCGTTCACCATCAACGCTCACCAGAGCGAGATCGCCTGCGTGGCGCTCAACCAGCCGGGCAGTGTGGCCGCCTCCGCATCTCGCAAGGGGACGCTCATCCGGCTCTTCGACACCAGCAGCCGCGACAAACTGGTGGAGCTGCGGCGAGGCACAGACCCCGCCACGCTCTACTG CATCAACTTCAGTCACGATTCGTCGTTCTTGTGCGCATCCAGCGACAAAGGGACAGTCCACATCTTTGCGCTGAAAGACACCAAACTCAACCGCCGCTCCGC gttgGCGCGCGTTGGCAAGGTGGGCCCTGTGATCGGTCAGTACGTGGACAGTCAGTGGTCGCTGGCCAGCTTCACCGTGCCGGCCGAGTGCGCGTGCATCTGCGCCTTCGGGAAGAACACATCCAAGAACGTCAACTCCGTCATCG CCATCTGCGTGGACGGAACCTTCCACAAGTACGTCTTCACGCCCGAGGGAAACTGCAACCGAGAAGCCTTTGACGTCTACTTAGACATTTGCGACGATGACGACTTCTGA